The following are from one region of the Cumulibacter manganitolerans genome:
- a CDS encoding peptide deformylase, with protein MTVRPIVINGTPVLHSPTRRVEVVDDAVRTLVADMYETMDAANGVGLAANQIGVDLRLFVYDCPDDQGGRHRGLVVNPVLETSERPEGMPDPDDDWEGCLSVPGEAFPTARADWARVTGTDLDGAPVEIEGTGFLARMLQHETDHLDGYIYLDRLVGRYKRESKRSVKARGWEKAGITSWDPATTEADDV; from the coding sequence ATGACCGTACGCCCCATCGTCATCAACGGCACGCCCGTGCTGCACTCCCCGACCCGCCGCGTCGAGGTGGTGGACGACGCGGTTCGGACCCTCGTCGCGGACATGTACGAGACGATGGACGCGGCCAACGGCGTCGGCCTCGCGGCCAACCAGATCGGTGTCGACCTGCGGCTGTTCGTCTACGACTGCCCCGACGACCAGGGCGGCCGGCACCGCGGGCTGGTCGTCAACCCGGTGCTGGAGACGAGCGAGCGGCCGGAGGGCATGCCCGATCCCGACGACGACTGGGAAGGGTGCCTGTCGGTCCCCGGAGAGGCGTTCCCCACCGCCCGCGCCGACTGGGCCCGGGTCACCGGCACCGATCTCGACGGAGCCCCCGTCGAGATCGAGGGCACCGGATTCCTCGCCCGCATGCTGCAGCACGAGACCGACCACCTCGACGGCTATATCTACCTCGACCGGCTGGTGGGGCGCTACAAGCGGGAGTCCAAGCGGTCGGTCAAGGCGCGCGGCTGGGAGAAGGCCGGCATCACGTCCTGGGACCCGGCCACGACGGAGGCCGACGACGTCTGA
- a CDS encoding amino acid ABC transporter ATP-binding protein yields MTRDYDAPAPCAEGGPMVRAVKVSKRFGPVEVLKGIDLDVASGEVMCVIGPSGSGKSTFLRCINHLEQISAGRLWVDGELIGYHQRGDKLHQMRPRAIAAQRRDIGMVFQRFNLFPHKTALENVIEAPCQVKGIDKKKAIAQAETLLERVGLSDRMRMYPSQLSGGQQQRVAIARALAMEPKLMLFDEPTSALDPELVGDVLDVMKELAQSGMTMIVVTHEMGFAREVGDSLVFMDGGYIVEAGDPKEMLTNPQHERTQAFLSKVL; encoded by the coding sequence GTGACGAGGGACTACGACGCCCCCGCCCCCTGCGCGGAGGGCGGCCCGATGGTCCGGGCGGTCAAGGTGTCGAAGCGGTTCGGGCCGGTCGAGGTGCTCAAGGGTATCGACCTCGACGTCGCCTCCGGCGAGGTCATGTGCGTCATCGGGCCGTCCGGCTCGGGCAAGTCGACGTTCCTGCGCTGCATCAACCACCTCGAGCAGATCTCCGCGGGCCGGCTGTGGGTCGACGGCGAGCTGATCGGGTACCACCAGCGGGGCGACAAGCTGCACCAGATGCGGCCGCGCGCGATCGCGGCGCAGCGGCGCGACATCGGGATGGTGTTCCAGCGCTTCAACCTGTTCCCGCACAAGACCGCGCTCGAGAACGTCATCGAGGCGCCGTGCCAGGTCAAGGGCATCGACAAGAAGAAGGCGATCGCGCAGGCGGAGACGCTGCTCGAGCGCGTCGGCCTGTCCGACCGGATGAGGATGTACCCCTCGCAGCTGTCCGGCGGGCAGCAGCAGCGGGTCGCCATCGCCCGCGCGCTGGCGATGGAGCCCAAGCTGATGCTCTTCGACGAGCCGACGTCGGCCCTCGACCCGGAGCTCGTCGGGGACGTCCTCGACGTGATGAAGGAGCTCGCGCAGTCCGGCATGACGATGATCGTGGTGACGCACGAGATGGGCTTCGCCCGCGAGGTCGGCGACTCGCTGGTCTTCATGGACGGCGGCTACATCGTCGAGGCCGGCGACCCCAAGGAGATGCTGACCAACCCGCAGCACGAGCGCACCCAGGCGTTCCTGTCGAAGGTGCTGTAG
- a CDS encoding helix-turn-helix domain-containing protein, producing MPALTEPIETLGAFIRAQRTQAKVSLRQLSDLAGVSNPYLSQIERGLRKPSADILAQIAKGLRISAETLYVKAGFMEATRESPEVEHAIRGDESLTDQQKQALIDVYRSFRATNE from the coding sequence ATGCCGGCTCTGACCGAACCGATCGAGACGCTGGGTGCGTTCATCCGTGCGCAGCGCACGCAGGCGAAGGTGTCGCTGCGCCAGCTCTCCGACCTGGCCGGGGTGAGCAACCCGTACCTCTCGCAGATCGAGCGGGGCTTGCGCAAGCCGAGCGCCGACATCCTCGCGCAGATCGCCAAGGGCCTGCGCATCTCCGCCGAGACGTTGTACGTCAAGGCGGGCTTCATGGAGGCGACTCGCGAAAGCCCCGAGGTCGAGCACGCCATACGCGGCGACGAATCCCTGACAGACCAGCAGAAGCAAGCACTCATCGACGTCTACCGCTCGTTCCGCGCGACGAACGAGTAG
- a CDS encoding DUF2516 family protein translates to MRIAELYITLALNYGVLALCLWAFIDVLIRPAAAFPALDKLTKVAWIGILALAGVLLYFTGFLSFLGIFATVAVGVYLADVRPAVRELQNGGHRW, encoded by the coding sequence GTGCGGATTGCCGAGCTATACATCACCCTCGCCCTCAACTACGGCGTTCTCGCGCTGTGCCTGTGGGCGTTCATCGATGTGCTCATCCGGCCCGCCGCCGCGTTCCCCGCGCTCGACAAGCTGACGAAGGTCGCCTGGATCGGCATCCTCGCGCTCGCCGGTGTGCTGCTGTACTTCACCGGCTTCCTGTCGTTCCTCGGCATCTTCGCCACCGTCGCGGTGGGCGTCTACCTCGCAGACGTCCGTCCGGCGGTGCGCGAGCTGCAGAACGGCGGGCACCGCTGGTGA
- a CDS encoding class I SAM-dependent methyltransferase, whose translation MADDYLHGHHESVLRSHTWRTAENSAGYLVPHLAPGLQVLDIGAGPGTITIDLARIVAPGRVVGIETTDEILATARSNARAADAPGSLSFEKGNVYDLAYDDDTFDVVHAHQVLQHLSDPVAALREMARVCKPGGVIAARDADYGAMTWFPAVAGIGRWQAAYRETAYSGGYYPDAGRMLKSWAQQAGLADVSATGSVWCYASDDEVAWWADLWADRVVHSDFARQALERSVADRDELELLRTAWQDWGSRGDAWFLVPHGEILCRAPG comes from the coding sequence ATGGCTGACGACTACCTGCACGGTCACCACGAGAGCGTGCTGCGCTCGCACACCTGGCGCACCGCCGAGAACTCGGCCGGATACCTGGTTCCGCACCTTGCGCCCGGGCTGCAGGTCCTGGATATCGGTGCCGGACCGGGGACGATCACGATCGACCTGGCCCGGATCGTCGCCCCGGGGCGCGTCGTGGGCATCGAGACCACCGACGAGATTCTCGCGACCGCGCGGTCGAACGCGCGGGCAGCCGATGCGCCGGGCTCGCTCTCCTTCGAGAAGGGGAATGTGTACGACCTGGCGTACGACGACGACACCTTCGACGTGGTGCACGCCCACCAGGTGCTGCAGCATCTGAGTGATCCGGTCGCCGCGCTTCGCGAGATGGCGCGCGTCTGCAAGCCCGGCGGCGTCATCGCCGCGCGCGACGCCGACTACGGCGCGATGACCTGGTTCCCTGCTGTCGCAGGCATCGGGCGGTGGCAGGCCGCTTATCGCGAGACGGCCTACAGCGGCGGCTACTACCCGGACGCCGGACGAATGCTGAAGTCGTGGGCGCAGCAGGCGGGGCTCGCCGATGTCAGCGCGACGGGAAGCGTCTGGTGCTACGCGTCGGACGACGAGGTCGCGTGGTGGGCCGACCTGTGGGCGGACCGCGTGGTGCACTCGGACTTCGCGCGGCAGGCCCTGGAACGCTCGGTGGCCGATCGTGACGAGCTCGAGCTGCTCCGCACGGCCTGGCAGGACTGGGGCAGCCGAGGCGATGCGTGGTTCCTGGTCCCGCACGGGGAGATCCTCTGCCGGGCCCCCGGATGA
- a CDS encoding Fur family transcriptional regulator, with protein MSDALASQLRRRGMRLTAQRRQVLDAVRATRHATPEQIVEAVRSAGGSSSLTTVYRSLEVLEALGLVRHVHIGHGAPTYHPAEHYDHVHVRCNGCGRVESVSADLLAEVARALYDADGFRLDAGHVALAGLCAECADTKERTDGPTG; from the coding sequence ATGTCCGACGCCCTCGCCTCGCAGCTTCGCCGGCGGGGAATGCGGCTTACCGCGCAGCGGCGTCAGGTGCTCGACGCCGTCCGCGCCACCCGGCACGCCACGCCCGAGCAGATCGTGGAGGCGGTGCGGTCGGCCGGGGGATCCTCGAGCCTGACGACGGTCTATCGCAGCCTCGAGGTGCTCGAGGCGCTGGGGCTGGTGCGCCACGTGCACATCGGGCACGGTGCGCCGACGTACCATCCCGCGGAGCACTACGACCACGTGCACGTGCGCTGCAACGGCTGCGGACGGGTCGAGTCGGTGTCGGCCGACCTGCTGGCCGAGGTCGCTCGGGCGCTCTACGACGCCGACGGCTTCCGCCTGGACGCCGGGCACGTCGCGCTCGCCGGGCTGTGCGCCGAGTGCGCCGACACGAAGGAGAGGACCGATGGCCCTACTGGCTGA
- a CDS encoding aminotransferase class IV — MTAVPELRFVSVLVRDGDGWGVRRHDPAAPLLTAFDYAATRGDGAFEAMHVFDGAANKPGRHLERMARSLHNLQIVGPPYAAWRALVDDLVAQWPAGVEGVLKLIISRGQEGGPSDQDPTVYGTLAPIDRLLIEQRRTGIDVVTLTIGYDADVREQSPWLLGSTKYLSYAVNMAAKREAARRGADDVLFTSADGQALEGPSATILWQVGNELRTTSSHTGILRGTTQEEIFAKAGAHGLAPIVTAATVEDVAAADGVWMTSSTRGVAAVRTLDGRPVRQAPQTTALLQRLSGLPLP; from the coding sequence ATGACCGCTGTCCCCGAGCTCCGATTCGTCAGTGTCCTGGTGCGCGACGGTGACGGCTGGGGTGTCCGTCGGCACGACCCCGCGGCGCCGCTGCTGACGGCCTTCGACTACGCCGCGACCCGCGGGGACGGCGCCTTCGAGGCGATGCACGTCTTCGACGGAGCGGCCAACAAGCCGGGGCGGCACCTCGAGCGGATGGCTCGCTCGCTGCACAACCTGCAGATCGTCGGTCCGCCGTACGCCGCCTGGCGGGCGCTGGTCGACGACCTCGTGGCGCAGTGGCCGGCGGGCGTGGAGGGCGTGCTGAAGCTGATCATCAGCCGCGGCCAGGAGGGCGGCCCGAGCGATCAGGATCCCACCGTCTACGGCACGCTCGCGCCGATCGACCGGCTGCTGATCGAGCAGCGCCGGACCGGGATCGACGTGGTGACGCTGACGATCGGGTACGACGCCGACGTCCGCGAGCAGTCGCCCTGGCTGCTCGGCTCGACGAAGTACCTGTCGTACGCCGTGAACATGGCCGCGAAGCGGGAGGCCGCTCGCCGCGGAGCCGATGACGTGCTGTTCACCTCTGCCGACGGCCAGGCCCTGGAAGGGCCCAGCGCGACGATCCTGTGGCAGGTCGGCAACGAGCTGCGGACGACGTCCTCGCACACCGGCATCCTGCGCGGGACGACGCAGGAGGAGATCTTCGCCAAGGCCGGCGCGCACGGCCTGGCGCCGATCGTCACCGCCGCGACCGTCGAGGACGTCGCGGCCGCCGACGGCGTGTGGATGACCTCGTCCACGCGTGGCGTCGCCGCCGTCCGCACGTTGGACGGCCGACCGGTGCGGCAGGCGCCGCAGACGACGGCGCTCCTGCAGCGGCTCTCCGGCCTTCCGCTGCCGTAG
- the ygfZ gene encoding CAF17-like 4Fe-4S cluster assembly/insertion protein YgfZ — MALLAERPGRVPGDGIDAGVAAHYGDPLREQRAMARGCAVVDRSDRGLVVVTGADRLTWLHSLTSQHLEQLDDLTSVEGLILSPHGHVEQDLWFTAIGEEVWIDCEPGKAAELAEYLDRMRFMLRVEVEDRSDQFAMATLIGPRAAEVVADLLGGPAPGPGLLAGAPWGWARGLPFDREIDLVGTDAGIDEAVRRAIDAGAQPAGQMAYDAWRVEHLRPRLGRETDHRTIPHEIGLIGQAVHLNKGCYRGQETVARVHNLGRPPRRLVKLHVDGSQHTVPAPGAKVLSGTREVGFLGTSAMHYEEGPIALAVVKRNVADGAAVVIRDDEAEYAAVVDSGLTV; from the coding sequence ATGGCCCTACTGGCTGAACGACCCGGACGGGTGCCCGGGGACGGCATCGACGCCGGCGTCGCCGCACACTACGGCGATCCGCTCCGCGAGCAGCGCGCGATGGCTCGCGGCTGCGCGGTGGTCGACCGCTCCGATCGCGGCCTGGTCGTCGTCACCGGTGCCGATCGGCTGACCTGGCTGCACTCCCTGACCTCCCAGCACCTCGAGCAGCTGGACGACCTCACCTCCGTCGAGGGGCTCATCCTCTCGCCGCACGGACACGTCGAGCAGGATCTCTGGTTCACGGCGATCGGCGAGGAGGTGTGGATCGACTGCGAGCCGGGCAAGGCCGCGGAGCTGGCCGAGTACCTCGACCGGATGCGATTCATGCTGCGCGTCGAGGTTGAGGACCGTTCCGACCAGTTCGCGATGGCCACCCTCATCGGCCCGCGCGCGGCCGAGGTCGTCGCCGACCTGCTCGGCGGCCCCGCACCGGGCCCCGGGCTGCTCGCCGGCGCCCCCTGGGGGTGGGCGCGGGGGCTGCCGTTCGACCGCGAGATCGACCTGGTCGGCACGGACGCCGGGATCGACGAGGCCGTCCGGCGCGCGATCGACGCCGGCGCCCAGCCGGCGGGTCAGATGGCCTACGACGCCTGGCGCGTCGAGCATCTGCGGCCGCGGCTCGGCCGCGAGACCGACCACCGCACGATCCCGCACGAGATCGGCCTCATCGGCCAGGCGGTGCACCTGAACAAGGGGTGCTACCGCGGGCAGGAGACGGTCGCCCGGGTGCACAACCTCGGCCGGCCGCCCCGCCGGTTGGTCAAGCTGCACGTCGACGGCTCGCAGCACACCGTCCCGGCTCCCGGCGCGAAGGTGCTCAGCGGCACTCGCGAGGTCGGCTTCCTCGGCACGTCCGCGATGCACTACGAGGAGGGACCCATCGCGCTGGCCGTCGTCAAGCGGAACGTCGCCGACGGAGCCGCCGTCGTGATCCGCGACGACGAGGCCGAGTACGCCGCCGTCGTCGACAGCGGCCTCACCGTCTGA